One window of Paludibacter propionicigenes WB4 genomic DNA carries:
- the udk gene encoding uridine kinase: MLIIGIAGGTGSGKSTVVRKILERLPQGEVVILPQDSYYRDSSHLPLEERLEINFDHPDSIEFELLVQHLKELKNGKAIEQPIYSYLTCTRATETITIHPCHVIIVEGILVLTNPELRDMMDLKVFVDADADDRLIRVINRDIVERGRSVNKVMERYECTVKPMHLQFIEPSKRFADLIIPQGGNNHIAIDILTKYILSRQLTIHN, encoded by the coding sequence ATGCTTATAATTGGAATTGCGGGTGGAACAGGTTCAGGAAAATCAACCGTTGTACGCAAAATTTTAGAACGGCTGCCACAAGGCGAAGTGGTAATTCTTCCTCAGGATTCATATTATCGCGACAGTAGCCATTTACCGCTCGAAGAAAGACTGGAAATAAACTTCGATCATCCCGATTCGATAGAATTTGAGCTTTTGGTGCAACACCTGAAAGAGTTGAAAAATGGTAAAGCGATAGAACAACCCATTTATTCGTACCTTACCTGCACACGCGCCACCGAAACCATTACGATACACCCGTGCCACGTCATCATTGTGGAGGGAATACTGGTACTAACCAACCCCGAACTGCGGGACATGATGGATTTGAAAGTATTTGTTGATGCCGATGCCGATGACCGACTAATACGCGTAATCAACAGAGACATTGTAGAGCGAGGCCGCTCTGTAAACAAAGTGATGGAACGCTACGAGTGCACCGTAAAACCTATGCATCTGCAATTCATAGAACCATCCAAGCGCTTTGCCGACTTAATTATCCCGCAGGGAGGAAACAACCATATTGCCATTGATATTCTAACAAAATATATACTGAGCAGACAATTAACTATTCATAATTGA
- a CDS encoding 3'-5' exonuclease, protein MMKNELQKIMFLDIETVPQTSDFSELPEDLAHLWEEKFNLIHKRMPEKYSEETTAAEGFNTSAGIYSEFGKIVCISVGFIFFQGETMHFRTKSFCGDDEKEILTGFTELIHKFCITKEHTLCGHNIKEFDIPYICRRMLINGLKLPSILNISGKKPWDITFIDTLELWKFGDYKNYTALKLLTAVFGIPTPKDDIDGSQVAGVYYKEKNVNRIAQYCQKDVVATAQVFLRLNGLELIDNQNIQFI, encoded by the coding sequence ATGATGAAAAACGAACTACAAAAAATCATGTTTTTGGACATTGAAACTGTTCCTCAAACATCTGATTTTTCGGAATTGCCTGAAGATTTGGCTCATTTATGGGAAGAGAAATTCAATCTGATTCATAAGCGTATGCCCGAGAAGTATTCAGAAGAAACCACTGCGGCTGAAGGTTTCAATACCAGTGCGGGCATCTATTCAGAATTCGGCAAAATTGTGTGCATCTCCGTAGGATTTATCTTTTTTCAGGGCGAAACAATGCATTTCCGCACTAAGTCATTCTGCGGCGATGACGAAAAAGAGATTCTCACCGGGTTTACCGAACTGATTCATAAATTCTGTATCACCAAAGAACACACACTGTGTGGGCACAACATAAAAGAATTCGACATACCGTATATTTGCCGACGAATGCTTATAAACGGATTAAAATTACCATCAATCCTCAACATTTCAGGGAAAAAGCCTTGGGATATTACATTCATTGACACACTCGAATTGTGGAAATTTGGAGATTACAAAAACTACACCGCCCTGAAATTGCTCACGGCAGTTTTTGGCATCCCTACTCCTAAAGATGATATCGATGGAAGTCAGGTAGCAGGCGTTTATTACAAAGAAAAGAATGTAAACCGTATAGCACAATACTGCCAAAAAGATGTGGTTGCCACCGCTCAGGTTTTTCTCCGACTGAACGGATTGGAGCTTATCGACAACCAAAATATCCAGTTTATCTGA